In Ignavibacteria bacterium, one genomic interval encodes:
- a CDS encoding PAS domain S-box protein — MIVRLVIVGLFYAMTFALDLYTNAGLIEWLLYYIPLIYAFRKLSDKFTVSLGVVSTVLIGAGLILQQMHGDYSQALINRILGISLLWITIFLYLKYRKSVEKLNLSTAQLFQQAKILSEQAEDLDRERHRLKYALREAAESKEFYRAIGETIPYGVWAADSEGNVNYFSQQMLDLLGLTMDEAKGRGWMKAIPKEESHHILETWIKSVKTGAMWDQEVKVTGKNGAVHTILARGKGLLDSEGSVTKWVGINLDITERKRIEEQLEYNAMLLENVNDAILAMDENYIVKSWNKAAEKLYGWSQQEALGRKLSDLITMDLSYSQGSLLKRKLEATGFVETEVTQLRRDGSFIEIDSVVRALRDKKGKMIGFAAVNRDITERKRAEEAIREKDQRFRLAVDHFPFVFGIYDPERRYRFMNFTGIRASGYKYHDFIGRKDEDLFPKEVTDTFLPALKRTIESKQIQTVECQMLFGGKMVAQIITYVPLLNRKREVVEVLGLTIDITTRREVEELTNRKKEQAEIMSDISEALVRMSLDYEAVLEVTVEKIARLIGDACMLQLISEEDKHIHPVTLWHPDKQAEDFIRKCFVENKQKVGEGVSGKVIAEGRAVLCPEVTWDTVTSTFKNEYIEVYQRFKFYSLIDVPLRSYGRTIGAVVLIRTNPGKPYTNDDLEFVQNIADKAALAIENARLYQEKIHEIEERKIIEENLKNTLIELNNSNRELEQFAYVASHDLQEPLRMVATYTQLLSKRYQNQLDNKADEYIGYAVEGARRMHQLLLDLLGYSEVSKKSLPPRSSDLNIVLRSVLDDMKYLVNSSGAAVKFAHLPSVKCYQDQIRQLFFNLIENAIKFSGGKKPQIHITCEEKEREWIFSVRDNGIGISSEYHERIFVIFQRLHQRSEYPGNGIGLALCKKIVERHSGRIWVESRAGQGASFFFTIPKEDKEIPPVDLPLKSRISEFSN; from the coding sequence ATGATTGTACGCCTTGTAATAGTTGGGTTGTTTTATGCAATGACTTTCGCACTCGACCTGTATACCAATGCGGGCCTCATTGAGTGGCTGCTCTACTATATCCCCCTTATTTATGCTTTCAGGAAATTATCTGACAAGTTTACTGTTTCACTTGGCGTTGTTTCTACAGTTTTAATCGGAGCCGGACTGATTTTACAGCAAATGCACGGCGATTATTCTCAGGCCCTCATTAACAGGATTCTTGGAATCTCTTTACTCTGGATAACAATCTTCCTTTACCTCAAATACAGAAAGTCAGTTGAAAAACTTAACCTCTCTACAGCACAGCTCTTCCAGCAGGCGAAAATTTTAAGCGAACAGGCAGAGGACCTTGACCGTGAACGCCACCGCCTTAAATACGCTTTGAGGGAAGCCGCCGAATCCAAAGAATTTTACCGCGCTATAGGCGAAACTATCCCGTACGGCGTCTGGGCGGCTGACTCAGAGGGCAATGTCAACTACTTCAGCCAGCAGATGCTCGACCTCCTGGGCCTTACAATGGATGAGGCAAAGGGCAGGGGATGGATGAAAGCTATCCCGAAAGAAGAATCCCATCACATACTCGAAACCTGGATTAAAAGCGTTAAAACCGGGGCTATGTGGGACCAGGAAGTTAAGGTAACCGGCAAAAACGGCGCTGTCCATACCATCCTTGCACGCGGAAAGGGACTGCTGGACTCCGAGGGCAGCGTTACAAAATGGGTAGGCATTAACCTCGATATTACTGAACGCAAACGCATAGAAGAACAGCTCGAATATAACGCAATGCTCCTCGAAAACGTCAACGACGCCATCCTTGCAATGGATGAAAACTATATAGTTAAATCATGGAATAAAGCCGCTGAAAAACTCTATGGCTGGTCACAGCAGGAGGCCCTGGGCCGGAAACTCTCGGACCTGATTACAATGGACCTGTCATATTCTCAGGGATCCCTGCTGAAACGTAAACTCGAAGCAACCGGATTTGTTGAAACAGAAGTGACACAGCTCAGAAGAGACGGATCTTTTATTGAAATCGATTCTGTTGTACGTGCACTCAGGGATAAGAAAGGAAAAATGATCGGCTTTGCCGCCGTAAACCGCGATATAACTGAAAGAAAAAGAGCCGAAGAAGCTATAAGGGAAAAAGACCAGCGCTTCCGCCTGGCGGTGGACCATTTCCCGTTCGTTTTCGGCATCTATGACCCGGAACGCCGCTACCGCTTTATGAATTTTACAGGCATTAGAGCCTCGGGCTATAAATATCACGACTTTATCGGCCGCAAAGATGAAGACCTCTTCCCGAAGGAAGTTACTGATACTTTCCTCCCCGCACTCAAACGCACCATTGAATCCAAACAGATACAGACCGTTGAATGCCAGATGCTCTTCGGCGGTAAAATGGTTGCACAGATCATAACCTATGTGCCTCTTCTAAACAGGAAACGCGAAGTGGTTGAGGTGCTCGGCCTTACAATCGATATAACTACAAGACGTGAAGTTGAGGAGCTGACGAACAGGAAAAAAGAACAGGCCGAAATTATGTCCGATATCTCTGAGGCCCTGGTCCGTATGAGCCTCGACTATGAGGCTGTCCTCGAGGTCACTGTGGAAAAAATCGCGCGCCTGATCGGCGATGCATGTATGCTCCAGCTCATTTCTGAAGAGGATAAGCATATACATCCCGTTACTTTATGGCATCCCGATAAACAGGCTGAGGACTTTATAAGGAAATGCTTTGTTGAAAACAAACAAAAAGTTGGCGAGGGAGTTTCCGGTAAGGTAATTGCTGAGGGCAGGGCAGTCTTATGCCCTGAAGTTACATGGGATACTGTAACATCAACATTCAAGAATGAATACATCGAAGTTTATCAGCGCTTCAAATTCTATAGCCTTATTGATGTTCCTTTGCGCTCCTACGGACGTACAATCGGGGCTGTTGTACTTATCAGGACTAACCCCGGAAAACCTTATACCAACGATGACTTGGAATTTGTGCAGAACATTGCCGATAAGGCGGCTCTTGCTATTGAAAATGCAAGACTTTACCAGGAAAAAATCCATGAAATCGAAGAACGCAAGATAATAGAGGAAAACCTCAAGAATACACTTATCGAACTCAATAACTCAAACCGCGAGCTTGAACAGTTTGCCTATGTTGCCTCGCACGACCTCCAGGAGCCGCTTAGAATGGTTGCTACCTATACGCAGCTCCTTTCAAAGAGATACCAGAACCAGCTCGATAATAAGGCCGACGAGTATATTGGTTATGCCGTCGAAGGCGCAAGAAGAATGCACCAGCTCCTTTTGGACCTGCTGGGCTATTCCGAAGTATCCAAAAAATCCCTCCCGCCAAGGTCTTCCGATCTGAATATTGTGCTCAGATCGGTGCTTGATGATATGAAATACCTTGTAAACTCCTCAGGAGCCGCTGTTAAATTTGCGCACCTCCCGTCTGTCAAATGCTACCAGGATCAGATAAGACAGCTTTTCTTTAACTTAATTGAGAACGCAATTAAATTCAGCGGCGGCAAAAAACCTCAGATACACATAACTTGCGAGGAAAAAGAACGCGAATGGATCTTCTCTGTCAGGGATAACGGCATCGGCATAAGCTCCGAATACCACGAGCGAATATTTGTTATCTTCCAGCGCCTGCACCAGAGAAGTGAATACCCCGGCAACGGCATTGGCCTGGCTCTGTGTAAAAAAATAGTCGAAAGACATTCAGGCAGAATTTGGGTCGAATCAAGAGCAGGACAGGGGGCTTCCTTCTTCTTTACAATCCCCAAAGAGGACAAAGAAATCCCCCCCGTAGATCTGCCTTTGAAAAGCAGAATTTCGGAATTCAGTAATTAG
- a CDS encoding response regulator — translation MNKLKIEILLVEDNPGDVTLIKEILLEDSPQINLNVIMNGEEALNYLFRKENYEDAAVPELVILDLNLPKKSGKEILEEIKDDPVLGSIPIIIFSSADIDENIFTNQKYNIKYYLVKPIALEDYISSVEFIKKYLSGLPRKQ, via the coding sequence ATGAATAAACTTAAAATTGAAATCCTGCTCGTGGAAGATAATCCCGGTGATGTTACGCTGATTAAGGAAATCCTGCTCGAAGATTCTCCGCAAATTAACCTTAACGTAATTATGAATGGCGAGGAGGCCCTGAACTATCTGTTCCGCAAGGAAAACTATGAGGATGCTGCAGTACCCGAACTTGTTATTCTGGATCTTAACCTTCCCAAAAAATCTGGCAAGGAAATTCTTGAGGAAATTAAAGACGACCCCGTACTCGGAAGCATCCCCATAATAATATTTTCCAGCGCAGATATCGACGAGAATATTTTTACCAACCAGAAGTATAACATAAAATACTACCTGGTAAAACCTATCGCCCTCGAGGATTATATCAGTTCAGTGGAATTTATAAAAAAATACCTCTCCGGCCTCCCCCGCAAACAATAA
- a CDS encoding RNA-binding protein translates to MNIFVGNLSKDVTDRDLEQAFGAYGHVKSVKIIRDMFSGESKGFGFVEMSDTASAQKAMNELNTTDLKGKKIAVNEARPRTDDRRGGGGQRGGGGGNRRNSGGGGFGNRRY, encoded by the coding sequence ATGAATATCTTTGTAGGAAATCTTTCAAAAGATGTAACTGACCGCGATCTCGAACAGGCATTCGGTGCTTACGGTCACGTAAAAAGTGTTAAAATTATAAGGGATATGTTTTCAGGTGAATCCAAGGGATTCGGGTTCGTTGAAATGTCTGATACTGCAAGCGCACAGAAGGCAATGAACGAACTTAATACTACAGATCTGAAGGGCAAAAAAATTGCCGTTAATGAGGCCCGCCCAAGAACCGATGACAGACGCGGCGGCGGCGGACAAAGAGGCGGCGGCGGCGGAAATAGAAGAAATTCCGGCGGCGGCGGCTTCGGAAACAGACGCTACTAA